DNA sequence from the Macrobrachium nipponense isolate FS-2020 chromosome 26, ASM1510439v2, whole genome shotgun sequence genome:
aacatagtcacttagtgaagtatctaatatctctcctctctgagtctgaaggcattcagactatcgagaagcgataagatcttcaagattaatggcagtctcttggccaaggcaaagtagtgctgcctattttcagtgttcaatcggagggggccgtttctggagatagtgaagggaaatgactgttcctccacctcgacctttgtgaatttctttatggttctatctttccgtacgaagtatgagataagctagaagtcctaactattgtagaatatgcaaatatgttgttgacggcctctaggctcagagattcggttctgtcaaacaacaaagcttcacgatctttgagggtctggggagatcttgaaattctctggatcgcaggttccggcatggaacttagacgtagtctgagtttctgatgccaaaacgcatttcgaacctatcctttctgcgaacttaatacacgtgaccagaaaggctaacattctaaccactctagccacggcaaagagggttagtgaggttttagccatcatcagaggttttagctttaaaggacataatgcggtctgtcctccaagccttccgttcttgataagaacgaaaacctgtctaacccttgacccgaaggcttggagaccaagggttatggcacaaattattgggcaagggcattagagagtcctgtgccctgtcgggttcctctcaagttttatcttgataaaaactatagaaagtcgaggtcaacggacaatctgcggtgttccgtaaaagaccagactggttcatgtccaagaacaccctggcattttagtcaaggagttctttaagaagtctcattcattatgtttgcataaagatttgagatttttttcttaatatgaatgctcaagaggtgagggcgcggcctcggaagcatttcagcagagcatgacactcaggtaacatcctgagtgccacgctttagcgaagcaactctgtgttcgcttcacactccccgacgggatgtgaagacgacatttgagatctgtaagtcgctaggaccatacatatccatagatatattattgggggcagcaagcaacacaaatcctatcctatagaaaagggataggtgtgcttttaactttgaagggttggtcgcttgaggcgcgttccttcctctttagcctagaagttatggaactaactttgataggttaggtcaggtggtggttttagcttcgttgccctcagaagtatggtcatatggtctagtcacattgtggtctcgcccccgttgacagatcatctagagcgcaccagcattacaggtctctacctcgctggcaactctagtaacgcagaagcagactttggtgacagtaatcacgaagtcggctatgctaacaggtgaggaaccaagatgtatatcatctacttaatttagttttcccaaaaatcctattctgtctcttcccaccatccgaaggtgggattcagctatataggatatctgtcaggtaagtttcatgaacaaaatgttattgttataatacaattaagtttgttcatacttacctggcagatatatataattaaagtgcccacccacctcccctcaggagacagtggcactgataaaatatgaatagaaaatgggaatagttcctgatatccgcctccagcggcgggagtgggtatactaccacctggccaccactgcgtgtgccgcgaatttttgaaattctgtcggacttcggagaatacagctatatatatatctgcctggtaagtatgaacaaacttaattgtattataacaataacattttttctgtcggttgaacggacaacacctattgttcgttcctccatcttggatttctactcgtttgccgagaatttggattggtttttttggtgacgtattctgttttttctctggcttggcatacgcttattgtggactgtttttcgactttgttttgactactctttcacgatgtctgacgctaaggcttcacctatgtttagagtttgcagtagggaaggttgcaaggttaggctgcctaaatcggcagtagatcctcatagtatttgcgctaaatgcagagagaatgaatgttcttttaataacacctgtgttgagtgcgagaaccttacggagcttgaatggtaGGAGTTAtcgtcatatgttaggaagcttgagagagatagagtaagaaaggcttcagctaggtcatctagtagatcttgctctatagaacaagaagttaactctcctactaacgattttcccttagcctcagctgcttctccctgttctgaatccaaagattcttcttcagagagggaatatgtaaaagcttcaatcaagaaacttcaagctcagctacgagctctaaatgaaggtaagagtggtgatagtgacttgtgcagtgtccccagttcctcattgctcctaggcctagaccgcttccaaactcccaggaccaggggaggaggaatgtcgaaagccgcagggaggatgcagaaacatccccaacggtcaggcgtcccttcggcagatcctgttgtaacgtcccaggctgcctcggattgccgcagaaaaggcgtcctaagggagtgtttttcggcctcagactcttcctctcctaaacgaggatggagttcggcctctctttcgcaccctttgaagagagcctggaaaggcgcctaaaggagacgtcggctgattccagcccagagcgtttttccCAAGGATGGACCTTCGGTACCTAAGAAGACGaaacaagaggagccttctcttcaggatcctacgaagaagtttttgattaatctgcaagagcagttagcttctttagtaggctcctttgctaaggactcgacaaggaggaaagatgtttcgctccctgttaagagttccgctaagcgcccctcttcgtataggagagaaccctcacaatctccagggcgtttatcgccctCGTCGAGAGACTCCTcagataggagttgttctcctgagagaagagttctttcgccctataggctgtcttctcCAAAGCGCCCTATGACGGGTAAGGCTTTGAATCCTGGTAGACAAGAAGATCGTAGCCTCTCTCCTAtgagacgccgcgaatcgagcagaagtctcgatcggtttaggttcaaggaaccgaacaaccgatttaagtatcaggatcctttgggtctgcaggaccaggagccagggcaggcgcaaagaggcagcaagacgcaagaaagggcgtcaagagcctctcagaccacaggattcaggacgtcaggagtctGCTAGAAGGAAGGAATCAGGGGCATGGAGTCagggacgccatgagtcagggcgcagagtcagggcgccaggagtagggcgccaggagttaggacgccaggcaggacgccaggagtacgttaggcgtcaagagttaaggcgccaagagcctgttaagcgtcatgaatcaggacgcggggatcttttcaagcgccctgaatcagggcgccaggagcctagcaagcgccgcgAACCTGGCGAACCAAGCAAGAAcatagacaacaagagtctagtaggcgcaagagtgtttcggACAGGCAGGagctcactcttcgtatagaagtgctaatgttagcgctccccttctcgggaaaggagttcttNNNNNNNNNNNNNNNNNNNNNNNNNNNNNNNNNNNNNNNNNNNNNNNNNNNNNNNNNNNNNNNNNNNNNNNNNNNNNNNNNNNNNNNNNNNNNNNNNNNNNNNNNNNNNNNNNNNNNNNNNNNNNNNNNNNNNNNNNNNNNNNNNNNNNNNNNNNNNNNNNNNNNNNNNNNNNNNNNNNNNNNNNNNNNNNNNNNNNNNNNNNNNNNNNNNNNNNNNNNNNNNNNNNNNNNNNNNNNNNNNNNNNNNNNNNNNNNNNNNNNNNNNNNNNNNNNNNNNNNNNNNNNNNNNNNNNNNNNNNNNNNNNNNNNNNNNNNNNNNNNNNNNNNNNNNNNNNNNNNNNNNNNNNNNNNNNNNNNNNNNNNNNNNNNNNNNNNNNNNNNNNNNNNNNNNNNNNNNNNNNNNNNNNNNNNNNNNNNNNNNNNNNNNNNNNNNNNNNNNNNNNNNNNNNNNNNNNNNNNNNNNNNNNNNNNNNNNNNNNNNNNNNNNNNNNNNNNNNNNNCATGAAGTTCCCTCATTTGCATGCATACTATAGCAAACCATTGTTCGATATTGAAGTTATTATGCTGTGACTTTTAAGCTTCCTTAACATGATTGATATGCAAATAGGAATGATTGCTAATGGGGCTGGTACTGAACATGCACCCACGTGAGTGGTGCTGGTATTACATAAAATTTGATAGTGAAAGGAACGAATGTCAGAAACATTTAAGCCACATTAAAACACATGAAAATTATACTTGTCTAAAATATGACAGTGGTTTGAAGAAAATATAGTAGGGCTATTTAAAGAAATTCTGGATTGTCACCAAATAGTACATGACCATACATACTTCTGATTGataacattatttttcatattgtattctaaccattatttttttttatgaaaaatcttCATTTTTGTATTCCTGTAGAAACCCTTCATTTTTGTATTCCTCTAGACTGTATAATAGATTGGGGAACCTAGTGAGTAATGGAGGGTTAGGACTAAGGGAAACTAAAATTCCCACTAAAAGGATTGTTCAGAGATTCTTAAATCACTAAATAAGCAGTCTGAAAAATATATGATTGTTGATTCATTAGAACTTCCAAACTTCAAACTTGATGCTTAAGCTTTTGTACTGAGCATTCACACATCTCATTTTATGTTTTATCCTatttaccttttgttttttttatttattgtgcagagtgattttttttactaatgtagatttatttcattttctacaCAGAGCTGTTTTCTTGGAGCCAGTGCAGTGTGTAGTACTTACCTTTAGCACACTCTGTTTCTTTGTAGGTTAGGCCTGTGTTTCATTGGAAACGGATCAGAAATTAGAGGGATTAATGACTTCAGATTCACAGGGTCATTGCTGTCTAGTGTTGTGATTGAATTAAAGAATACATTCATCCTTATTACTGACTAGAAGAGAAACTGAAGTGCTGAAAGATATTTATGTGGCTTAGGACATCTTGTGATTGTATTGGCAGTTCTATATTATAAActattgtaaatttcatattatcaAAGGGTTTTACcaagaaaaaaatgttatttggTAGAATTGTGTTATGATATTCTTCCCTTGCAATTATCAAATTGATTCTGTATTCTACGTTTTCTAAGTCTTTTATCTTTTGGATTTGGTTCATAGAAGTGAAGTCTTGTTTTGCTGTCAAGTTCAGTTGTCAAATTAATAGCATTGTTTGAAACCAGCTGAACTTGGAGactttttactttttgtatttatgtgaatttttaggTAGACCAAACTCTCTggcttttttaattctttttattggtcgtttttagtttcattttatgtATTGGTGTAATATTTTGagatcattttattttcctttattgattGAAAAAGAAGCTATTAAGGAAGCTGTGTGCTATAAGTTTTAAGGGAAgtttttttatctcaattttcACAGTAGCCCTGAGCATACCACCACGATGGGTGATGGGCTGTTAATGTTATCTTGGAAGAACCACAGCTCCACATTCTCTCATCTCATATCATCACTGAGAGAAAAGGTAAGATCTGTAATTTTCATAAAGTTTTTCATTTCTGTAGGTTTAAGCTTTTTCATgcaaatttcatgaaattttaaacCATGAAGGCTTGCAATAGTGAGTTTTAGTTGAAGTTCTAATAAAGTACAGTACATAGTTAGTACAGTAAGAGTTTTACTTTAGGAATTCATCGCTGATGCCTGTTAAAGAAACATTGTTTTTCAGGATCAGTATACTGATGTAACTCTAGCATGTGATGGCAAATTCTACCCAGCACACAAAATAGTTCTGTCAGCTTGCAGTCAGTATTTTGAAGACATGCTGCAGAACACACCTTGCAAACATCCTATCATTGTCCTCAAGGATATTTCAGCAAGTGAACTTGATGCTTTGCTGAATTACATGTATGTTGGGGAAGTGAGTGTGAGTCAGAATCATTTGACAGCTCTCATAAAGGCAGCAGAATCATTGCATATTAAAGGGCTTGCTGTTCCTGATGAGTTGCCAGCCTGTCATTCCAAGGAAAGCAGGGTTTTATCACATCCCTCGGCTGATGAAAGAGCGAGTCCCCCTGCAAAACGACAAAGGTACGAAAAGCATGTGTCACCACCAAGAGACTCTCGGACTCCTCAAAGTGACACTCCTATCTCATCTCCACACCTAGAAAGTGAAAGAAGGTGCTCATCATATGAGGATGACACTAGGGCTTACCTAGAGAGAGAAAGCCGAATTCCTCCACTTGAAAGTGAGAAGTCACATTTAGAAAGTACACCCCATCTTGGGGTGAAAACAGAAACACATTCAGTTCCTTCCTCTCCAGTATTACCAGGGAACAAAACTGGGGAACACTCAAGCAGTCAAGGCATCATCCAAGATTCCCATATTAGCCCTGGAGCCAATGAGTCAAGAAGTCACAGCAACCAGAGTTATCAAAGCCAAGAGGGATTTGAAGTGAGTTTTGGAAAAGTTCTTAGTTTATTTCTATTGCAGGACATTTAAAGAAAGACAGGGCCATTGTACTTATTTTGTGTTTCCTTCCACATAAtcactcattcatttttttataaaatcggTTTCAATAATAAGGATATTTTCAGCTGCAGTAATCCTTCAGTTATCTGGATTAATAGAGCCAAGGGCCCATCTAATACATAATGGCGAGTACAAAATGTAGGGGTTGTTCAAGGGCAACTCTGGACATTTCCTCACCTAACCTTGTCAATATCACACAAATGTAAACTTTCAGTATGTTTATAAACAACAGCCACCACACTTAAAACTGAACTTTTTGTAAAAGGCAGTTATTTGCCCTTTTCCACATActgaacactgaaaaaaaatgcaatcctttctcttttttctctcccaTAGATTACATAGTACAGTAGGCAGATATGCTACATGTATTTACATACAgcctaactgttttttttttttaccattaatgtatttttatacagcAACTTATTGGTTGTTACCATACACAGTACCCATTTGCAAGTCAAATGGGCCATTGCAGCTGTACTATTTACGATAAAGTTAATGGTAATGAAACTGTTATTTTGTTCacgacacttacctgccagatatatatatagctgtattctctgacgaccgacagaatttcaaaactcccggcaaacgcagtggtcggctaggtggttagtacccattcccgccgctgggaggcggataccgggaaccattcccattttctattcagattttcttctgtcgccggtcggtaaacatctgtttacagacctccgcttaggatttcgaaaacttcatttgtcacttgagtatttggattgtattttggtttcggacttggcttagtgatttggcatacgctattgtggtttggattttgatttggctttgatttttcttagaattgagatgtctggatctagttctactagtttcagggtgtgtggtgtagaagaatgtaaggtgaggctaccaaaagcctcggtagatcctcacacggtgtgtgtgaattgtagagggcatgtttgcttgttggatgataggtgtAAAGAATGTGAAGGGTTAACTgatgtcgaatggaaggcgtatgaatcttacattcgtagacttgaacgtgacagaattaggaggtcttcctccaggagtgcttctgttaaaagtcaaagtaaagttgctcaatctaacataaatgtagaacatgttacgcataaccctataatttctccttcagataaggaagtgattgttaccgaagggaatgccctttctaccattttagaatcgattcggaaccttgaatcgaaaatgaaagtgctacaatctaatgtgcaaaagtgtagtgataatgttagtgcccctagtgaagtggagggggcgtcagatcggtcctataatgcctccaggttgagacctctgtcggactcccagaatacagggaatggacatgtcgaaggccgaaggagggttacgagaattaaacaccggtctggcgtcccttcggcagatcctgaagacgcatcccaggctgccaaagatcgcgcgcaagctcgaatcttgaaggaatgcttctcttcctccgagacgtcctcacctcaccgtgggtgggaatctcggaagacctctccgactgagagtggtaaggaagacgtaaggtgtcgcacaagcggccatcgtctttctcgccctcttaggaaaggtcttacggaagagtacgcagcctctccaagtgagagtggtaaggaagacgtaagacgtcgcactggcggccatcgtctttctcgccctcctaggaaaggtcttacggaagaatacgcagcctctccaagtgagagtggtaaggaagacgtaagacgtcgcactggcggccatcgtctttctcgccctcttaggaaaggtatgatggaagaggacgcttcatcgggagatcgagagcgtcctccgcctcgatttacgcttcggtcttctccggaagacttcgaagacagtatcccgcacaagagatttaggacgctttcggagcgtcctgattcgagtccggagagaaggaagaaggcgtcccctcgcccatcttcttctcaaaggttcattccatcatatggttcttcaccatcaaaaaagactctcgaagcgattcgtcaacagttggatacgtttttcgccaagaaagaggaaagatcacgtagtcgtaaaaaagatctttggctacccgtcaagaaatctagacgttctcctgcggcttctcttcgttcttcgtcttcgtctgatccgtcgccttctagacctcatcgactcaatcaggaacgcgcaagcagtcctgctgagagagtctctagaagtattggcggtaaagaaaatgacaataggtgccgcacaggcggccgtcttcttttcccagagtcgaagaacgttcagaaggatcgctcagaAATAAAATTGGCAGGAATTGATCTTGACTTACAGGAAGAGATTATTCAACAAAACAAACGCTTTGCTAAccaggacgctcgtaaggacgcttctcgggacgctcggggtcggaaacgtcggctggagagacttcagacgcacgatattagttcagaagaaggatatgaagatgaatatgaggacgtttttgaggacgcgaggcgtagtgctagtaaggacgctcgtcgtccttcatatcagtacgcgttccaggacgcaaatgaggacgtttccagacgcaaatgaggacgctttccaggacgcaaatgaggacgctttccaggacgcaaatgaggacgctttccaggacgcaaatgaggatgCTTCTGAGGGCGCTAGGCGTCCGATGCATAAAGTCACCCTGAGAAGAAAagaacaggtcgctagtcagaagattaagcgccatatgcttcaaagtagtaggaactacaatatcagtgctcgtcaagagaaatcgtatgacgtcagtttggaaaattcggagagaaagtcaaggttaggagagcatagcagactctcctcttcaaaattgatttcaaacaCAAAACCTACGGTTCGAAAGGGAGGTAAAACTTTGGTTTCTTCTCGTTCAATGCAGAATAAGGCTATGTCTCCATTAGAAAATAAATCGTCAAGCGAGGCtgtttcggaagaggaggaggatcctacaatctcatcctctgtggattataagactttgactcgtcttttaaaagatttgtttcccgagaagttccgagctccagttcctctctctccaccttcgcaactaacctcttcgaaggcaaggaagactccaaattttgtcaaaatggccacctcgctctcgactaaaagggcttttaaaagaatccatgattggatggaatccaaaaagacaaagggaaagacttcttttgcacttccccccacaaggcttagtggaagatcggggaagtggtacgagacagaagaggaagcaggtttgagaatccccgcttccgcacaaggggatttcgccaacttagtggaagctcctagaagatcttacctggcatcagcgaaggtttcgtggacaatgtcggagatagaccaccatctcaaaggcctttataaaactttggaagtttttaacttcctagattggtgtttgggcgtcttggatgttcagtctagaagcccagattccatctcattggaggacttagcgagtattttgtcatgcatggacagagcagtaagagatggctccgacgaactggcatcacattttgcgtcgggagttctgaagaaacgcgcactcttctgtagcttcacagctaagtcagtgtcgccagcgcaaaaagcagaattgttgttcgctcccttttctgctcatctttttccacaatcgatggtaaaggatttatcagtaaatctccaagaacgagcgacgcaggatttattgtctcggtcttcgaaacgtcctgctgatcagacgtcttcaagaaccacgcaagcttctaggaagaattataagccctttcgtggaagagcctcttcaagagctgctgctcgagggaggagtttccATAGGGTggggcagagccccctcaaaaaccaggggaaagaaatgacttttcagccctccagacaccagtcggggcgagactcgctctattcgccgaagcatggaggataagaggggcgaactcttggtcactcgaagtgatcgagaaaggttacaaaatcccgtttctatcgaaaccaccattaagcatagaaccaatagacctttcgccctcttatcaggattcaaagcaacagatcttattagaccttttggatcagatgttggaaaagagagcagtagaaagagtcgtgtcacggaactctccaggcttctacaacaggcttttccttgttccgaagcactcgggaggatggagacctgtcctagacgtaagcaggctgaatctttttgtaaggaaaataaaattcaagatggaaactgcacagtctgttttagcttccctgagaccaggagattggatggtgtccttggatctccaagatgcctatttccatgttccgatacatcctcggtccaggaagttcctcagattcgttctgaaaggacaggtcttccaattcagagctctctgtttcgggctgagtacagcccctatgatattcacgcttctgatgcgaaatgtagcaagatggctccatctctcaaagataagagtctcactctatttagacgattggctgatccggtccacgtcaaaggaacagtgtctggaggaccttctggtcaacttctggccttctggtcaacttcgagaagtcccatctgatcccacacagtccatcgtgtatctggggattcagatggattcagtggcttttcaagcatttccatccatagaacgtcagctaaaatgcttagagaaagtatcggtcttcttagggaaggaaatatgctcggcgagggaatggatgagtctgctggggaccatttcctcgctggagaaatttgtttctctgggaaggctgcacctcagacagcttcagtttttcctagcagacaactggaagaacaagaaagacctagacgagattttgagaatcccttaatcgatcaaagagcatttgaagtggtggtccgatcccgtcaagctatcggaagggatgtccctcaagttctgagcccagacctagtgttgttctcagacgcgtccatgatgggctggggagcaacactgggggaggaagaagtgtcaggcctctggagaggggaacagaggtcctggcacataaacctcaaggagctagaggcgattcgtttggcacttcaatgcttcgagtcaaggattgtgggacgaattgtacaagtcaactcggacaacaccacggcgctcgcatatctcaaaaaacagggaggaactctatctcgctccctgttcaggataacgagggaaatcttactttgggcgaagctgagaaatgtaacgattctaacgaggttcgtttcaggacagcagaacgttcgtgcggatctcctcagccgtcaacatcaaatgcttccaaacgaatggactctccatccagagatctgcaaggagttgtggaaactttgggg
Encoded proteins:
- the LOC135200142 gene encoding longitudinals lacking protein, isoforms H/M/V-like isoform X3 → MGDGLLMLSWKNHSSTFSHLISSLREKDQYTDVTLACDGKFYPAHKIVLSACSQYFEDMLQNTPCKHPIIVLKDISASELDALLNYMYVGEVSVSQNHLTALIKAAESLHIKGLAVPDELPACHSKESRVLSHPSADERASPPAKRQRYEKHVSPPRDSRTPQSDTPISSPHLESERRCSSYEDDTRAYLERESRIPPLESEKSHLESTPHLGVKTETHSVPSSPVLPGNKTGEHSSSQGIIQDSHISPGANESRSHSNQSYQSQEGFEPLFEVKEEYIENNADRRAQGVSFSPPAVAVASPPLSAAPPASTASGTTAMSPTSMNTNPRPTIDGSNFEDHIRTLLYNPHERREILHTEAGFHGPGPSGLLGNVGLNVREGFGTGVESFNAKTSDVYSAQVPVVLSHVQVGGSRAHPNCEACSTKKVHLCSSCYYSTPWHSVFVRHIRKHTGEKPFCCPFCPFRSGWKSHLASHIKKNHTFQ
- the LOC135200142 gene encoding longitudinals lacking protein, isoforms H/M/V-like isoform X2; protein product: MGDGLLMLSWKNHSSTFSHLISSLREKDQYTDVTLACDGKFYPAHKIVLSACSQYFEDMLQNTPCKHPIIVLKDISASELDALLNYMYVGEVSVSQNHLTALIKAAESLHIKGLAVPDELPACHSKESRVLSHPSADERASPPAKRQRYEKHVSPPRDSRTPQSDTPISSPHLESERRCSSYEDDTRAYLERESRIPPLESEKSHLESTPHLGVKTETHSVPSSPVLPGNKTGEHSSSQGIIQDSHISPGANESRSHSNQSYQSQEGFEPLFEVKEEYIENNADRRAQGVSFSPPAVAVASPPLSAAPPASTASGTTAMSPTSMNTNPRPTIDGSNFEDHIRTLLYNPHERREILHTEAGFHGPGPSGLLGNVGLNVREGFGTGVESFNAKTSDVYSAQVPVVLSHVQVGGSRAHPVMKGLDSQAGKKSQYATYKKFQCTSCEYTCDRKSFLAKHIRIHTGEKPYACPVCPYRSSQRSNLKTHIFSRHRDPALQL
- the LOC135200142 gene encoding longitudinals lacking protein, isoforms H/M/V-like isoform X1, with translation MGDGLLMLSWKNHSSTFSHLISSLREKDQYTDVTLACDGKFYPAHKIVLSACSQYFEDMLQNTPCKHPIIVLKDISASELDALLNYMYVGEVSVSQNHLTALIKAAESLHIKGLAVPDELPACHSKESRVLSHPSADERASPPAKRQRYEKHVSPPRDSRTPQSDTPISSPHLESERRCSSYEDDTRAYLERESRIPPLESEKSHLESTPHLGVKTETHSVPSSPVLPGNKTGEHSSSQGIIQDSHISPGANESRSHSNQSYQSQEGFEPLFEVKEEYIENNADRRAQGVSFSPPAVAVASPPLSAAPPASTASGTTAMSPTSMNTNPRPTIDGSNFEDHIRTLLYNPHERREILHTEAGFHGPGPSGLLGNVGLNVREGFGTGVESFNAKTSDVYSAQVPVVLSHVQVGGSRAHPTREACSFPQGKGSDGGNDKNKTSESQDPRTLYHCPYCRYSSQFHALYVEHLATHTGEKMFSCTYCSYRSFRKSVVTKHMKTHHDF